In Leptodactylus fuscus isolate aLepFus1 chromosome 2, aLepFus1.hap2, whole genome shotgun sequence, one genomic interval encodes:
- the LOC142195162 gene encoding ribonuclease P protein subunit p21-like, with translation MANQIKDKEALQRLNFLYQAAHCVLATNPENVELSRFYCHTQKTIAKRLVLRQDPSIKRTICKRCSALLLSGITCSVRQRKRRGQRLTLIRCLSCGLTKRFLNNPNYKLWSEQPEALLENQPKPDTNPGLQKNLPKEKGSSSNTEDPDKKTA, from the coding sequence ATGGCGAatcaaattaaagacaaagaagcGTTACAAAGACTCAACTTTCTGTACCAGGCTGCTCATTGTGTGTTGGCCACAAACCCTGAGAACGTGGAACTTTCTCGATTTTACTGTCATACACAAAAGACAATTGCCAAGCGTTTAGTTTTAAGACAGGATCCCTCTATAAAAAGAACTATTTGCAAGAGATGCAGTGCTCTTCTACTCTCTGGTATCACGTGTAGTGTGAGACAAAGAAAACGTCGAGGACAAAGATTGACATTAATTAGATGTCTTAGCTGTGGTCTTACAAAACGTTTTCTAAATAATCCAAATTACAAGCTTTGGAGTGAGCAGCCAGAGGCACTACTGGAAAACCAACCAAAACCAGACACAAATCCTGGATTACAGAAAAACTTGCCAAAAGAAAAAGGATCTTCTTCAAACACAGAAGATCCTGACAAGAAGACTGCCTAA